The Alistipes finegoldii DSM 17242 DNA segment CACCCAGACGCCCGGCAACGGGATCGAGGACACCGATTTTGAAAACGATTCGAACAAAGAGTAAAGCAGAAATCCTATGAAACAGATATTTGCATGGTTATTCGCCGCGATTTTCTTCGCGGCAGGGTGCGCGCAGTCTCCCGATCTGGCGGAGCCGGTGCGGGGAGGCGGATATGAGAATGCCGACGGGCTGGTGATCGTGGCCGCCTGCCCGCCCGCGACCCGCACGGACATCGAAGAGGGTAAATCGACTTGGGAGGCGGGCGACCGCATCACGGTCGTTTACGACGGCGCGGCCTATGAATACACGGCCGCGGAAGCGGGACCGACGACCGCTTTCACGAGCGAAGCCGGCATCGCCGACTACGACGCTTCGAAGCCTTTGACGGCCTACTATCCCGCAACGACTGCCGAAGGGGTGGTCGCCGTGGAGGCCGAGCGGACGATTGCGCTCGACGCGGAGTCGCAGAGCAATCCGGCGCGGGCGCCGCTCGTGGGACTGCCCACTTCGGGGAATCTTGCCGAAGGTGCACTGGAGGTGACCTTCCGCAATATCTTCTCGGTCATCGAACTGCGTATCGACGCAGGGGAGTTGGCGAGTGCGGCGCAGTCGCTGACCGTCGAGCCGGCCGACGAAGCGGCTTTCGAAGGGTTTCTGTCGTTCGAAGGGACGGTAGACCCCGAAACGCTGGCGCTGACGCCCGCCGAGAACGGTACGGGCAACAGCTTGGTTTTCAACTTCGCCGAGGGCGTGGATCTGACCAAGCCCCAGACGATCAAATTCCCCGTCGGGCGTTTCAGATCCGAAGCGGGGCTGCGGCTTACGCTCGGCACGGCCGACGGCAAGAGCTATTCGAAGAATATCTACAAGACCGGCATCACCTCCTATGCCGAGCAGGGCGGCGTATTCCGCGCCAAGCATATGGCCAAGGCGCTTTACGCCTTCGCGCCGCAGGGCGGCATCAGCACGGCCGACGACCTGATCGAGTTCGCGGCGGCCGTGAATGCGGGCGAGACGCTCGCTCCGTGGCAGGACGACAAGGGCGTCGTGGTGCTGCTGGACGACATCGATCTGGCCGAGGTGACGGAGTGGACGCCGATCGGCGCGGCTACGTCCAAGCTGGCGAGCAATGCGCTTTCGATCACTTCGGGAAGACCTTTTACGGGTTATTTCGACGGACAGGGCCATACGATCCGCAACCTGAAGATGGTCTGCAAGGCCGCGCAGGCGACCTCGGCATGGGGATTCTTCGGGGCCGTGGCCAACGGGGCCGTGGTGGAGAACCTGATTTTCGACGCGAGCTGCTCGCTCGAAGACAAGGCGACGGCGGGCACCGACTGCGGTGTGGTGGCCGGTCTGGTTTACGAAGCAACCGTGCGCAACGTAGTCAATAAGGCTTCGATTGCCTTCGATGGGGCGGCTCCCGACGAAACTCGCATGACCATCGGCATGGTGGGACTCGCCTTTGCCGACAAAAACGGGGCGCGGCTCGAAAAACTGGTCAACCACGGCGCTCTGACGGCCACGTCGGGCGGCAACACCAAGAACGGCGCGACGGGCATTCACGTGGGCGGTATCGTCGGCTTCAGCTCGAACAAGAGCAACACGACGGCCGTGGTGACGATCGCCGAGTGCGCCAATTACGGAGACCTCGACACGCAGGTAGCCCGCGCTTCGGGTATCGTGGCCGCTGCGAACCGCTACACCGAGATCGAGAACTGCGTGAACGAAGGCGACAACGTCAATGCCTTTGCCACGGTAAATAGCGCCCGCATCGGCAACATTACCTGCATTACGGCAGTCGGGAGCAAGATCACCAATACCGTCAATCGCGGCAATGTGATCTGCAAGACGAGCGGCGCGGCGGGCGGCATCATCTGTCTGGTCAATGACGACGGCAACGCATTCGTCGGCTGCGAAAATTACGGGCTGGTGATTACCGACCGCGCCAGTTACAAGGGCACGCTCTTCGGGCAGTGCAACAAGGCGGCCAGATTCAGCGATTGCATCGCGCAGGGCGATCTGGGCGCTTACGAGGACGGCTCCTATGCGCTGGTCGGCGTGAACTACACGAATTACATGTCCTACATCGGCGACCACAATGCGACGGCCGTGCATGTGAACAGCCAGAACATCCTCTATTATCCCAACGGTTCGCAGGTGCCCGCCGAGCCGGAATTCGGCGTGAACCTTTCGTCGGTCGAGCTGAATGCGCAGGGCAGCAATGCCGCCGTCGTACAGCTTTCGTCGGTCGATTACGACTGGACGGTGAGCGCCGACGGGGATTGGGTGCATGTTACGGACCTTTCGGACGCACCCGTCGTTTCGGGTGTCAGGGACTCCGGCGTGCAGTATATCAAGATCGGGGCCGATGCCAATACGAAGACCGCGCCGCGGTCGGCGGTCGTCACGTTCGCTTCGACCGACGGCTCGAAAAGCGCGACGGTGAGGGTCGATCAGCAGGCGCGGGGCGAAGCGTTCCCCAGCAAGTGGGTGTTCCAAGCTTCGACGCTGCCGCTTTACGGCTCGTCGTGGACCGACGACAACGTCATTCCTGCGACATCGGGCGCGGCGGGCTTCATTTCGGTCGTGCGCGGCGATGCGAATGCTTCGGCCGCTTTCAAGCGGAGCGTCGTTACGAACCGTCCTGCGGTTTCGACGATGGTCGAGGGCGACTACTGGCTCTATACCTTCCCGGTGGAGAATCTCGCCGCCAGATCGGTCGTCGATTTCAACGCCACGATGGCGGGTGAGGCCAATTCGCCCAAATACTTCATCGTCGAATACCTCGACGGCGGAGTCTGGAAGAGCGTCGAGGCCGATCTGCTCACGGCTCCGGAAAACCCGGCGGTCCGCTATACCTACAAGTGTTCGGGCACTGCCACCGGGTCCTCGTATCAGCACGCGACCGTCATGCAGACGATGCGCTTCGAAAACGCCGTGACCGACGGCGAAGTGAAAATCCGCTGCCGCGCCGTGGGACCCTATACCTGCGCGGGCGGTACGCAGAACATCACGGCGACCAACGCCGCCAGCTCCATTCCTCCCTACGGATTTACGGGCAGCTACGTGCAGAACTTCGGCACGGCGACGCCCCGCGACACCAAGAAGGTGCTGTGTCTGGGCAACTCGTTCTCCTACTACAGCAACCCTGCGTGGATGCTCAAGGAGATCGCATGGCGCGAAGGGCATGCTCTCAACATCAAGGCTCACTTCAAAGGGTCGCAGACGCTGACCCAGCATCTGTCGCTGGGTTTCTCGACCGACGTCATCGAACAGGGCGGTTACGATTTCGCTTTCCTGCAGGACCAGAGCCAGAATCCCGCCAACTATGGCCGCGACGCCACGGCGTCGATCCTCACGGGCCTTACGACCTTGGCCGACAAGGTGCGCGCCGCGTCGCCTTCGTGCAAGGTGATTCTGGAGGAGACGTGGACCTTCTCGTCGGCGTCCTACGGCGGCTTTACCGATTTCCCGACCTTCGAGACCTATAACGACGCCGGAGCCAAAGCCATGGCAAAGGCCGCCGGGACTTGGGTGTCGCCGATCGGCCCCGCCTTCAGGCAGGTGCGCGAGGGCGGTTCGGGCATCAACCTCTACTACTCGGACAGCAAGCATCAGTCGGAGTACGGCGCATACCTGAAGGCCTGCGTCAATTATCTGGTGCTTTTCGGCGAGCGGTTCGGCGCAGATCCGGCCGACTGCGGATTGAATCCCGACAAGGCGGCCTACCTGCGTTCGGTGGCCGAGCAGATCGTGCTGGGTAACGAGGGCGACTATTTTATCGAACGATAAACCAAATTGCATAAACTTTTATGAAGAGACTTGTCAGCTGTATTCTGGCCATCCCCGCATTGTTGTGGGGATGCGCCGGACCTAAAACCGCCGCTCCGGAATACCCGACGCATGCGGCGAAAATCGTGGCCGAGATTCACGATCCCGCGTCGAAATACGTCGTGGTGGCTTCGCACCGCGGAGACTGGCGCAACTATCCGGAGAATTCGATTCCCGCCATCGAGTCGGTGATCCGCATGGGCGTCGATATCATGGAGCTGGACCTCAAACTGACGAAGGACAGCGTGTTGGTGCTCTGCCACGACCATACCATCGACCGGACCACTACCGGGCGGGGACGTGTGTGCGACATCACCTATGATTCGATTCAGCGCTGCTTCCTGCGTACGGCGCACGGCGTGCGTACGCCCCAGAAGATGCCGACCCTGCGCGAAGCGCTGGAGGTCTGCAAGGACCGTATCGTGGTGAATATCGACCAAGGATATGAGTTTTACGACATGGCGCTGAAGATCAGCGAGGAGCTCGGCGTGACGGAGCAGATGCTCATCAAGGGCAAGCGTCCGGCGGAGGCCGTCGCCGCCAAATTCGGCGAATACGAGCACAACATGATGTATATGCCGATCATCGACATTCTCAAACCGCAGGGACAGAAGCTTTTCGACGAATACATGTCGAAGGGTATCGTGCCGCTGGCCTACGAGGTTTGCTGGAACGAGTACACGCCCGAAGTGAAGGATTGCATGGAAAAGGTGGTGGAGAGCGGATCGAAACTTTGGGTCAATTCGTTGTGGGAGTCGCTCTGCGGCGGCTTGTGCGACGATGCGGCGTGGGAGAGCGACGATCCCGGCTCGGTTTACGGCAAGCTGCTCGACATGGGCGCGACGATGATTCAGACCGACCGTCCGGAGCTGCTGATCTCCTACCTGCGTTCGCAGGGGCGGCACGACTGACCGCCGCACCGGCGGAGGGGTCTCGGAAGAGGGAGCGCCCCGTTATGAAAAGAGCCGTCACTCGCTGCGAGTGACGGCTCTTTTATTCGCTGCTCCGGCCGCGTCAGTCGAAAAGCTCGTTCAGGACGGCGGCCAGCCGGTAACCGGCATTGCGGATCTGGTGTTCGACCAGCGGCAGGGCCTTGTTCAGGAAGTCCTGTCCCAGCCGCTCGTCGGGCTTGGCCCACTCGAACTGCACTTCGCAGGTCACGGCGCTGTCGTGCAGCCAGTCGCGCGGCGTGCCGGCCTGCACGGCGGCCTTCTCCCGCTTCGATGCGCGGTCCAGCTCGCCGGCCCACTCGGTGACGGACCAGATACGGGTCGTGGTGATGATCTCGTTGTCCCAGACGTGGTGGACGTAATACTTGTGGGGCTTGTGGTACTTGTCTTCGAACAGCACGTCGTACTTCGTGTTGTGGGTCGTGTATTTGATATGCGCAGGGCAGTGCATGTCGCCGACCAGATGGATGACGTATTTCAGATTGACCGCTACGGCCGAGTCGGTCAGGCTGCGGTAATCCCTGAGGTTGCGGATCGCCAGCTCAAGCCCGTAAACGGCATTGCCCTTTCCCGGCTTGAGCAGTTCGTCGCCGTAGCGCAGGTCCGCACCCACGGGCGCCGTGTGCCAGTCGTTGGTGAAGGCGTATTCGGGCGTCTGGCGGTATTCGTCCATCCATTTGGCGTAGTAGACGACGGAGTGCCCGCCGAGATACTTCTCGATCCGTTTCTTGGCCCGTTTGGTGAGGTTGCGTTCGGCGATCTTGGCGATCGTTTCGTGGCCTTCGCGGCCCCACGCCCGCGCAGGTTCGGAAGCGGAGAGGGAGAGAGCTGCCGCAAAGAGCAGCAAAAGCAGTTTTTTCATGGTCTCGATGGTTTTGGTGAGTCTGTTTTTTCGAAGAAGAGGTATCCCGGTCACCGGAATACCTCTTCTTTGTGTCGCGGAGCAAAGGGGCGTCAGAAGCTCAGTCCGTCTTCGTAACCCGGATTCTGGCTCAGTGCGCCGCCCGTGGCCACGCGCTGGTCGGTCGGGATCGGCCACAGATAGTCGCGGCCCTCCTCCCATTTGTAGGTGCGGCCCCGGAAGCAGACGATATAGCCGCTCGTGCCTTCGGTCAGCTGGGCGTCCTTACCTTCGCCGATTTCGAGCATCGCGTCGCAGGTCGTGGCGGGCTTGGTGCCGCTCCAGAGGCAGAGGTCCATCTTGCCGTCGCCGTTCATGTCGTATTCGCCCAGCGAGGGGAAGTAGCAGCCGAGGAAGCCGTCGAGTCCGTTCGACGAGGGAACCAGCTGGGCGCCCTCCTTCCAGCGGAGCATATCCCACTGGCGCAGGCCTTCGCAGGGAAGTTCGACGGTGCGTTCGCGGCGGATTTCGAGGATCACGCCTTTGTTCGCTCCGGAATTGACGTTGGGGTAGTAGCTGGCCATCAGCGGATCGGGATTGTTGTTGGCGGCCGTCATGTCGAGGGCCGGCATGCCCACGCGGTCGCGGACGACGTCCACGGTCAGGGCGATGTCTTCCGGGGTCAGCGTACCCAGCTCGGCCTTGGCCTCGGCGTAGGTGAGCAGGATTTCCGGATAACGGAATACCGGCCAGTCGGTAGTCGAGGTGGTGGCGCCGTTATGCGTGTCGTCGCTCACGAACTTGATGAAGCGGTAACCCGTCATGTCGTAGCTCTTGCAGTCCTCGATCACCTCGTCGATGCCGTTCAGGTCCACGTATCCCGGAGCCATGAGCGTCTGCGCCATGCGCGGGTCGCGGTTCTGGAACTGCTGGTTGTAGGTCATGGTCTCGTATCCGGGCTGGTCCTGAATCTTCGAGCCGTCGGCCATCAGGTAGTGGTTCACCAGCCGCTGCGTGGCGCTGTGGCGCATGTTGCGGAACGTGAATTGGATGCCGTGGCGTACGAGGATGTCGGCGTTGAAGCGCATCGAGAGGATCGTCTCCTTGGCGTCGCCGTCTTCGAGGATGAAATATTCGCGGTAGGGGGCGTCGAGTTTGAGCGTATTGCCTTTGTAGAGCGAATATTTGTTCTGCTCCATGACGGCCCATGCGGCGTCGGCGGCCAGTTGGAGGAAATAGTCGGCCGAGATGGTCACCCCGTCGATCGTCTCGTCGGCGATGCCGTGGTATTTGCGGAAGGTGCCTTCGTAGAGCGCGGCGCGGGCCTTCATGGCGCGGGCGGCGTTTTTGCTCAGGCGGTAGAGCGCGTCGCTCGGCCAGTTGTCGGGCAGGTCCGTGATGGCGCGGTCGAGGTCCTCCATGACCTTCTTCATCACGAATCCGCGGCTGTCGCGCGGCCGTTTGAGCGAAGCCCAGTCGTTCGACGGAATCACGAAGTCGTAATAGGGGATGTCGCCGTATTTGCGCACCTTTTCGAAGTAGAACAGCGCGCGGAAGAAATAGGCCACGCCGTCGTAGCGCTGGCGGATCGTCTCGTCGGGGCAGTTGCCCGAACGTTCGAGGTAGTAGTTGATGTAACGCAGGTAGGCCCATGCGCTTGTGCCCCAGTTTTCGGTGGCCGGGGAGCGCGTGCCCTGCTGTACGGAGCTGAGGTTCTTGGCGATCTGGATGTCGGAGACCTGAATGGCATCGGTGTCGGGACCTGCGAAGAGACTGTAGAAGCGGTTGGTCCAAAGCTCCAGCTCCGCTTCGCTCGAAAAGAACGTATTGGGCGAAAGGTTCGTTTCCGGCTCCTTGGTCAGGAAGTCGTCGCAGCCCGACAGCGCCAGACTCATCGAAACGAATATCAATATTTTGCTGATAGTTTTCATGGTTGATCGAAATAATGCTTTCCGGTTAGTTTAGAAGGTGATGTCCACGCCTACGGAGAAGGTCCGCGAATAGGGATACAGACAGTCGTTGGTGGCGCTGGTCGTGGCTACTTCGGGATCGACCGTCTTGCTGTAGCGCTTCAGGGGCGACCAGTAGGCGAGGTTCTCGCCCGATACGTATACGCGGACCTTTTCGAGGATGCGCTTGTTGATCGGGATGGTGTAACCCAGCGTGATGTTCTTCAGGCGGATGTACGAGGCGTCCTGCAGGTAGCGGTCGGTTTTGACGTTCATCGAACCTGCGCTCGAAGTCTGGTAGCTGCGCCGGCGGGGGAAGTAGGTGTTGCGGTTGTCCTCGCTCCACGCCAGCCGCTCGAAGTCCTTGGCGATGAACGTGGTGGTCGGGAAGCTGTAGGGTCCCCAGAAGTAGTAGCAGTTGGCGCTGGGCATCCAGTCGATCTTGCCGACGCCTTGGAAGAAGACCGCGAAGTCGAAGCCGTTCCAGTTCAAGTCGCCGCGGATCGAGTAGGTGTAACGCGGCAGGCTGTTGCCGATGACGCGCATGTCGCCCGGATTCTTGACCGTACCGTCGCCGTTGTTGATGATGTTGTTGCCGTCGAGGTCGCGGAAACGGACGTCGCCCGCCATGAGGTGCGCCGCCGAAGCGTCGGAGCTGGTGTAGACGCGGTTGTTGACCGCCTTGTCGTTGATCTGCGCCTGATAGCGTGCCGCCTCCTCGTCGGTCTTGAACAGTCCGTCGGTGCGGTAGCCCCAGAGTTCGCCGAGCGTCTCGCCCACGTAATGGTCGGTGAGCAGCATGTCGTCGTTCTTATACTTGGTGATCTTGGACTTGTAGTCGCCCAGCGATGCCGAAATGCCGTAGGAGAAGGGTTTGCCGGCCACCATGTGGCGGTCGCGCCAGCTGACGGTGATTTCGTAGCCCTTGGTGCGCAGGTCGGCGCAGTTCTCCTTGGGCGAGGGCGCTCCGAAGACGTCGGGCAGCGTGAGCGACGTGGTGAGCATGTCCTTGGTGTCGCGGATGTAGAGGTCGGCCGTGACGTTGAGGCGGTTTTTGAGGAAGCCCAGATCGAAACCGAGGTTGTAGGTTACGACCGTCTCCCACGTAAGTCCGTCGCTGATGGGGTTCGACGCCGAGGCGTAATTGGCCTTTTCCGTGCCGTTGAAGGTGTAGCCCAGCTGGCCGGTCGAGATCGTTTCGATGTAGTAGTAGTTCGACACCTGCTGGTTGCCGAGCGAGCCGTACGAGAAGCGCACCTTGGCGTTGTCCCACCAGTTGCGCATCGGCTCCCAGAATTTCTCCTCCGAGATGCGCCATCCGGCCGATGCCGAGGGGAAGAAGCCCCAGCGGTCGTTGGCGGCGAAGCGCGACGAACCGTCGTAGCGTGCCGATACTTCGAAAAGGTACTTGCCGGCGTAGTCGTAGTTCGCACGGGCGAAATAACCCAGCGTCCGGTAGGCCGTATTCGACTCGACGCAGCGTTCGATCTCGCCCTGCGCCATGTTGATGAAGCTCAGCTTCTCGCTCAGCGACCCTTTCTGGCGGACGCTCAGTTTCGACGAGCGGAAGTCCTCGAAGTTGCCGCCGGCTACGGCCGAGAAGTTGTGCTTGCCCCACGAGTGGCCGTAATCGAGGTAGGCGTTGACCACATGGCCGTTATAGTAGTAGCGGTCCTCCTGATAGAAGTCGTAGATCGAACCGTTGGTGAAATCGACCACGGCGGTCTGCGTCGCGTTCCATGTGTTGGCCGTCGGATAGGAGCGGTAGGCTCCGAGGTTGTCGCGGCGGCGGTAGGTGTAGTCGGCGTTGAGTTTCAGATCCTTGTTGCGCGTGAGGTCGAACGTCACCCGGTTGGTGATGATGTAGTAGTTGTTCTTGCGCGAGTTCTTGTTGCGTCCGTCGGCGAATACGCCGCCGCGTCCGCTGGCGATCGGCGAGTTGGCGAACTGGATGCCGTTGGAATAAACGAACGTGGTGCCGTCGGGGTTGACCGGAACGAACGTCGGGCTGATGTTGTTGGCCACGTTGAAGAGGATGCCGTTGGAGTTGAGCTCTTCGGAACCGTCCTGCTCCCAGTAACCGCCGTATTTGTAGTCGGTCACCTCCATGCTGATGTTGTTCGAGTAGTGCATCCACGGCGTTACTTCGGCGGCGATCTTCGTGCGGAACGAGTAGCCGTTGTAGATATCCTCGGCGCCATGGTTGAACAGGCCTTCACGGTAGAGGTAGCGGCCGCTGACGTAGTAGTTGATCTTGTCGTTGCCGCCCGTGAGCGAAATGTTGTGCTCGGTTTCGGGACGGCTGCGCTTGAACATGTAGTCGTACCAGTCGAAGTTGCCCAGATAGCGGTATTTGCCGTTGCTGTCGGTGATGACCCACGGGCGGTCGGGATGCTCGGTCTTGTCGTTGCGGCGGTCGTAGAGCATCTGCATCTCCTCGTCCGTGTAGTTCCAGCCCACATAGCCTTTCGATGGGTAGCAGAATTCGTTGGTGAGTTTCACGTAGTCGTATCCCGACGTGATGAAGTCGGTCGAGGTGGTGTTCCACGACACGCCGTAGCGGCCGTTGTAATTGACTTTCAGCGTGCCGGCCTTACCGCTCTTGGTGGTGATGAGCACCACGCCGGCCGAAGCCTTGGCGCCGTAGATCGAGCAGGCCGAAGCGTCCTTGAGCACCGATACCGATTCGATGTCGTTGGGGTTGACCTGCGCCAGCGACGCTTCGATGCCGTCGACGAGCACCAGCGGGCTGCCACTGTTGAGCGATACTGCGCCGCGGATCTTGACGTCGTAGTTCTTGCCTTCGATCGAGCCGCTGCCGAGCGTCAGCAGCAGCGACGGATCGGCGCCCTGCAGGGCTGCGGCCGTATTGGTCACGGGACGGTTGTTGAGGTCCTTGCCGCTGATGGTGCCCACGGCGCCCGTGACGTTCACGCGCTTCTGCTGGCCGTAGCCGACCACGACCACCTCGTCGATGGCCGCCGAGCTTTCCACGAGGGTAATGTCGATGGCGGCGTAGGAGTTGACTTCGACCGTCCGGGGCTGGTAGCCGATGAACGAGATGACGAGCTTCGCCGGAAGCTTGACGTTCTCCAGCGAGAAGTCGCCGTTGCTCATCGTGGTGGTGCCGTTGTTGGTGCCGTCCACGATGATCGTGGCACCCGGAACGGGCAGCCCCAGATTGTCTTTCACCACGCCTTTGAGCTGGTTCTTATCCGCGGCGAGGCTCTTCGGAGCTGCCTTGGTTACGGAGATGCTTTTGCCCGTAATCGTGTAGGTGATGTCCTGATCGGCGAAGATCTGGGCCAGAACCTCGTCGATCGACGCGTTCTGCGCCGAGATGCTGACGCGGCGCTGCATGTCGACGCCGGCCGATTTGATGGCCACGGAGTAGTTCTCCCGCTGATTGAGGGCTTCGATGGCCTCCTTGACCGTTACATTCGTGAGTTTGAGGTCGATCGCCTGCGCCAGAGCCGGGCTGGGAAGCGCCAGCAGGCAGAGTGCGAACAAACCCACGATCGCACGCGCATGGAAAAGTGCGGTTCGATTGTAAAGTTTTTTCATAGGTTGAAGTTTTAATGTTGTAGTTTTTTGTTGCTGTTTCGCGGTTATTTCTTTCGGGATATGTAGATCACGTCGTTGCGTTCGCGGATGGACATCGATTTGTCGGTGTTGAGCGTGCCGAGGATCTTGAGCAGCGACTCGTTGTTGGTGAAGAAGGCGTAGAAGCGCACGCCGGCCAGTTCGGGATCGGTGATGATGATTTTCTGGTCGAAGCAGCGGGCCAGCTGTGCGGTGATGCCGTCGAGCGACTCGTTGAAGAAGTAGAAGCCGCCGCCCGTGGCGCGCGATTTATAGTTTTCGCTCTGGAAAGAGGTCATTTCCAGCGCTCCCGTCAGGCGGTCGTACTGCGCGACGTCGTTGCGGACCATGACGACCTCGTCGTCGCATTTGTCGCTGTTCACGTCGAAACGCACGCTGCCCTCGACCAGCGCCACTTCGACCAGCTGGTCGCTGTTGTAGGCCCGCATGTTGAATTTGGTGCCGAGGACTTCGACCTCGACGTCGCCGGCCGAGATGACGAAGGGATGCCGCTTGTCGTGCATGACTTCGGCGTAGACCTCGCCGTCCACGAAGATTTTGCGCTGGCGGCCGTTGAAGTGGGTCGGATAGGTTACGCGGGTGCCCGAATTGAGCCACAGGAGCGTTCCGTCGGCAAGGCGCAGCTCGCTGCGCTGGCCCGCCGGCACGAGCACCTCCTCCCATTCGGGAGTGTGCGCGATCTTGGTGTAGAGGAGCGAGACGGCGATCAGCAGCGGGACGATCAGCACGGCGGCGATCCGCTGCGTCCACCGGACGACGGTCGTCAGACGGCGCGGTGCGGTGCGCGCCGGAACGGAATGGCCGATGCGGCGGCAGAACTCTTCGAACGCAGCCTGCGCCAGCGCGGGGTTTTCGCTCCGCACCTCGTCGAGCAGGGCGCCGAGCAGCCGGTCGGCTTCGGACGAATTGCCGTTGTCGGCGAACCATTGCTGGATGCGGACCTCCTCGCCGTCGTTGCAGCGGCCGTAGAAGTAGTCCCGGACTTTATCTAATGTCGGTTTGTTCATCTCTTCATGCGTTTTATCGGCAGCCCGATGCTGCCGGTTACTACATAAAGAACAAACGAAAGCCCCGCACTACGTAACGGGGCCGGAAGATTTATCGGGGAAATTTCAGGGCAGGATGTCCAGAAAGACGATGATGGCCGGAATGATGTTGAGGTATTTGCGCAGCTCCTTCAGCGCCAGCTCAAGATGCTTGTCCACGGTGCGTACCGACAGGTTCAGTTGTTCGGCGATCTCCCTGCTCGGCATGTGCTCGAAACGCGACATGCGGAAAATCTGCTGCCGCTGCGGGGGCATCTTTCCGACGATGGTCTCGACCTGCTCGGCAGTCTCCGCCAGATCGAGCTTCTCCTCGATCTCGTTCCGCGAAGGCAGGTTTCCCCCCCCCTTGCTTTCGGTCTGCGCGATAGCCTCCTTTAGGGTCGTGAACGTGCGGCTCTTGGTGCGGAAGTAGTTGTATATCTCGTGTTTGGCCAGCACGAAAAGGTAGTTGCGGATGGATTTGGCCGCATCCAGCTTTTCGCGGTTCAGCCAAACTTTCATGAAGATATTCTGCGCGATGTCCTCCGCAACGGCGGTCTCTTTGGTCATGCCCTTGATGAAGGCGAAGAACGTCGGGTAGTATTTGTGGAACAGCACCTCGTAACCCGCGATGTCGCCGCGGATGAGCTGCCTGAGCAGGTCCTGCTCTTGCGGATCGCAATTGACGAAGGTGTTATAAACGGATTCTTTCATTATCGGGACTACGTTCCGGAAACAGCATGCCTTTCCCTGCAGCACTCGGATCTGCTCTGAAAAAAGAGGGTGGGTGCGGAAGATGCTATGACGAAGATAAGCATAATCTTTCGAAAAACAAGCGGCAATCCGGGGAATTAACACCCCGGTCGCCGAATTTTAACGGGGCTGCAACAATTCCCCGAAGATACCTATTTTTATATATAAAGGGCCGCGGGAGTGCGCAGTGCGGGGCGGTTTATCGGGCGGTCTCTTGGTCGAAGACCGCATCGAAGGCCGCGCGCAGACGGGCTTCGTCGCGGATCAGCGCCCGCAGCTCCTCCTGTTTGCGGGCGTTGTCCGATTCGGGAATCCAGAGCCGGAGGTAACCGCCTTCGGCGTACTTTTTCCGCAGGTGCGCAAGACAGCGTTCGAAGTGTCCCTCGCGGTCGAGTGCGGGGCAGTGGGACAGACCGTACTGCACCGTACGGCGGAGCACGGTCGCGGGGTCGATGCAGCGGTCGGCCTCGGCGACGATGCGTCCGTAGATCGTGCGGGGTGCATGGTCGGACGAGGCCCGGTGGTCCTCGACGGCGTCGCGCATGACGGCCAGCTGCTCTGCGGTGAACCAGCGCCGCAGCTCCGTGTCGGCGAGCAGGATTTCGCCCGAATGGATGTGGTGCAACTCCCGGCCGCGGGCCAGCCC contains these protein-coding regions:
- a CDS encoding RagB/SusD family nutrient uptake outer membrane protein, encoding MKTISKILIFVSMSLALSGCDDFLTKEPETNLSPNTFFSSEAELELWTNRFYSLFAGPDTDAIQVSDIQIAKNLSSVQQGTRSPATENWGTSAWAYLRYINYYLERSGNCPDETIRQRYDGVAYFFRALFYFEKVRKYGDIPYYDFVIPSNDWASLKRPRDSRGFVMKKVMEDLDRAITDLPDNWPSDALYRLSKNAARAMKARAALYEGTFRKYHGIADETIDGVTISADYFLQLAADAAWAVMEQNKYSLYKGNTLKLDAPYREYFILEDGDAKETILSMRFNADILVRHGIQFTFRNMRHSATQRLVNHYLMADGSKIQDQPGYETMTYNQQFQNRDPRMAQTLMAPGYVDLNGIDEVIEDCKSYDMTGYRFIKFVSDDTHNGATTSTTDWPVFRYPEILLTYAEAKAELGTLTPEDIALTVDVVRDRVGMPALDMTAANNNPDPLMASYYPNVNSGANKGVILEIRRERTVELPCEGLRQWDMLRWKEGAQLVPSSNGLDGFLGCYFPSLGEYDMNGDGKMDLCLWSGTKPATTCDAMLEIGEGKDAQLTEGTSGYIVCFRGRTYKWEEGRDYLWPIPTDQRVATGGALSQNPGYEDGLSF
- a CDS encoding TonB-dependent receptor translates to MKKLYNRTALFHARAIVGLFALCLLALPSPALAQAIDLKLTNVTVKEAIEALNQRENYSVAIKSAGVDMQRRVSISAQNASIDEVLAQIFADQDITYTITGKSISVTKAAPKSLAADKNQLKGVVKDNLGLPVPGATIIVDGTNNGTTTMSNGDFSLENVKLPAKLVISFIGYQPRTVEVNSYAAIDITLVESSAAIDEVVVVGYGQQKRVNVTGAVGTISGKDLNNRPVTNTAAALQGADPSLLLTLGSGSIEGKNYDVKIRGAVSLNSGSPLVLVDGIEASLAQVNPNDIESVSVLKDASACSIYGAKASAGVVLITTKSGKAGTLKVNYNGRYGVSWNTTSTDFITSGYDYVKLTNEFCYPSKGYVGWNYTDEEMQMLYDRRNDKTEHPDRPWVITDSNGKYRYLGNFDWYDYMFKRSRPETEHNISLTGGNDKINYYVSGRYLYREGLFNHGAEDIYNGYSFRTKIAAEVTPWMHYSNNISMEVTDYKYGGYWEQDGSEELNSNGILFNVANNISPTFVPVNPDGTTFVYSNGIQFANSPIASGRGGVFADGRNKNSRKNNYYIITNRVTFDLTRNKDLKLNADYTYRRRDNLGAYRSYPTANTWNATQTAVVDFTNGSIYDFYQEDRYYYNGHVVNAYLDYGHSWGKHNFSAVAGGNFEDFRSSKLSVRQKGSLSEKLSFINMAQGEIERCVESNTAYRTLGYFARANYDYAGKYLFEVSARYDGSSRFAANDRWGFFPSASAGWRISEEKFWEPMRNWWDNAKVRFSYGSLGNQQVSNYYYIETISTGQLGYTFNGTEKANYASASNPISDGLTWETVVTYNLGFDLGFLKNRLNVTADLYIRDTKDMLTTSLTLPDVFGAPSPKENCADLRTKGYEITVSWRDRHMVAGKPFSYGISASLGDYKSKITKYKNDDMLLTDHYVGETLGELWGYRTDGLFKTDEEAARYQAQINDKAVNNRVYTSSDASAAHLMAGDVRFRDLDGNNIINNGDGTVKNPGDMRVIGNSLPRYTYSIRGDLNWNGFDFAVFFQGVGKIDWMPSANCYYFWGPYSFPTTTFIAKDFERLAWSEDNRNTYFPRRRSYQTSSAGSMNVKTDRYLQDASYIRLKNITLGYTIPINKRILEKVRVYVSGENLAYWSPLKRYSKTVDPEVATTSATNDCLYPYSRTFSVGVDITF
- a CDS encoding FecR family protein, yielding MNKPTLDKVRDYFYGRCNDGEEVRIQQWFADNGNSSEADRLLGALLDEVRSENPALAQAAFEEFCRRIGHSVPARTAPRRLTTVVRWTQRIAAVLIVPLLIAVSLLYTKIAHTPEWEEVLVPAGQRSELRLADGTLLWLNSGTRVTYPTHFNGRQRKIFVDGEVYAEVMHDKRHPFVISAGDVEVEVLGTKFNMRAYNSDQLVEVALVEGSVRFDVNSDKCDDEVVMVRNDVAQYDRLTGALEMTSFQSENYKSRATGGGFYFFNESLDGITAQLARCFDQKIIITDPELAGVRFYAFFTNNESLLKILGTLNTDKSMSIRERNDVIYISRKK
- a CDS encoding RNA polymerase sigma-70 factor, coding for MKESVYNTFVNCDPQEQDLLRQLIRGDIAGYEVLFHKYYPTFFAFIKGMTKETAVAEDIAQNIFMKVWLNREKLDAAKSIRNYLFVLAKHEIYNYFRTKSRTFTTLKEAIAQTESKGGGNLPSRNEIEEKLDLAETAEQVETIVGKMPPQRQQIFRMSRFEHMPSREIAEQLNLSVRTVDKHLELALKELRKYLNIIPAIIVFLDILP